The genomic interval GGGCATGGAAATCAACATGTACGCCTGCGCTGCGCGCAAGTAAGAACGTGCCTTGAGACCTGCTGCGGCTTCAATGGCGAAAGCTGTTGAAGCCGCGGCAGTGTCTAGCTGGTCGAATTGATCGCGGCATTGCCTTCGCGCCTGTCGCACCGTATCGACGCAGAGCCACAGTTGGGTTCTCGTCTGCCATCGCGATCCAAAATCTCAACCCTCCATTCCTGCACTGTGCTACGCTGCCGCTTGGTCAGTGCTGTTGCCGCGTGCGTCGCGGCGCGCGCTTGGGAGCGGGAATGCAGGGACGGGGATTCGGCTTCGGCATTTTGATCGCGTGCGGCGTCGCGTTGGCGCCGGCTTGCGCGCCGGCCGACGAACGCGACGGCGGTTTCGACACCGAGCACATCTTCGGCTTCCTGATCGGCACCGACGTCGGCAATGTCGGCGAGCGCGAATTCCAGAGCCAGACCACGGGCCGCTTCGGCAAGAGCGGCGGCACCTATCGCGCGGTCGGGCAGGAAATGGAAATCGAGCTTGTGCCGCTGCCGAATTTTCGGATCGAGGCCGGCGCGAGCACCGCGGCGCACGACATCCGCGGCGTGCCCGATATCGACGACCGCCGCCAGCTGAACTTCCAGGGTTTTTCGCTCGACCTGCGCTACCGCCTGCTCAACCGCGAGACGGCGCCATTCGGCATGACCATTGCCGCCGAATTCCACGGCGACCGCATCGACGAGACGACGGCTGCGAAGGGGCGGAGCTACGGCACGGATTTCACACTGGCTTTCGACCGCGAGCTCGTTCCGAACTACGTCATCAGCGCGCTCAACCTGTTCTATCAGCCGGAATGGAGCCGCTTCGAGGTGACCGGCCTGTCGGAGAAGAGCTCATCCGTCGGCGCGGGCTTCGCCGGCCTCGTGCGGGTGCGTCCCGACATCCTGCTCGGTGGGGAGGTGCGCTACTTCCGGCAGTATGAGGGCATCGGCCTCGGCGAGTTCGCAGGCCAGGCCCTGTTCGTCGGCCCCACCGCCTATTTCCAGCTCTCCGAGCGCTCGCGCCTGACGCTGAGCTGGAGCATGCAGGCCTGGGGCCGCCCGGCCGGTTCAGGTGCGAATCTCGATCTCGTCAACTTCGAGCGGCACCAGGCGCGTGTCGTGTTCGGCGTCAATTTCTAGCCGGTTAGCCTCGGTTCCCGGCGCGTTCTCACGGCGTCTTGAAACTTCCGGCTGCTCGCCCCGTAAGCCTTTTATGTTATCTCTTCACAGCAGTTCCAGGAATTTGGCCCATGAATCCGATTGACCTGATTGTGACCGTCTGCGCCGTGCTCTCGCCTG from Bradyrhizobium arachidis carries:
- the pqqA gene encoding pyrroloquinoline quinone precursor peptide PqqA, whose translation is MAWKAPKIVEVPVGMEINMYACAARK